Proteins from one Telopea speciosissima isolate NSW1024214 ecotype Mountain lineage chromosome 1, Tspe_v1, whole genome shotgun sequence genomic window:
- the LOC122661075 gene encoding uncharacterized protein LOC122661075 → MAAWAAAARQTASLARLSSPTSSTSVVQASKLIQRRGLAGGGDHHGPAKVNFWEDPLSPSKWKEEHFVIVSLSGWGLLFYGGYKFFTGGKKDKEDEKVADSSH, encoded by the exons ATGGCAGCCTGGGCAGCAGCAGCTCGTCAAACCGCATCTCTAGCTCGCCTTTCCTCTCCGACATCGTCGACTTCGGTGGTTCAAGCATCTAAGTTAATCCAGCGGCGCGGTCTCGCCGGTGGTGGAG ATCATCATGGACCCGCCAAGGTAAACTTTTGGGAGGACCCTTTGAGCCCGTCAAAATGGAAGGAAGAGCAT TTTGTGATTGTCTCTTTATCTGGCTGGGGATTACTTTTCTATGGAGGCTACAAGTTCTTTACTGGAGGCAAGAAAGACAAGGAGGATGAG AAAGTGGCAGACTCATCCCACTAA
- the LOC122651085 gene encoding uncharacterized protein LOC122651085 has translation MAAYLAIAKELVSSFYVFEMQRVSRNENEKADVLSRLSTEALARLDGSVYIKNLAEPSHQVKEVVSIEMEPSWMDPIVAYLRDDILPEDRVEARKVRGHTARYTLVEGELYKRSVSSPLLRCLTPSRALYTLAEVHKGICGSHMGGRHLAYKVLQLGFYWPNMQKQAIQYVKTCEQCQKFASIPCQPATELASVLSPIPFAMWGMDVLGNFTPASGGRKYLVVAVDYFTKWVEAEPLARITRQQMEKSVSYPQANGQAEVTNHTLLAGIKRRLTEAKARWVDELPSVLWSYQTTVRTPTGESPFRLTYGTEALAPVEILAGSLRSLSFNERIYQDGLRANLDFLDEIREDALLRNVAYQ, from the coding sequence ATGGCGGCGTACCTTGCCATAGCCAAGGAGCTGGTCAGCTCATTTTATGTGTTCGAGATGCAGAGAGTATCAAGGAACGAAAATGAAAAAGCTGACGTGCTCTCGCGCCTCTCCACTGAGGCATTAGCTCGCTTGGACGGTTCGGTGTATATAAAAAATTTAGCCGAGCCCTCCCACCAAGTTAAAGAGGTCGTGTCAATAGAGATGGAGCCAagttggatggacccaatcGTCGCCTACCTAAGGGACGACATCTTGCCCGAGGATAGGGTCGAGGCACGCAAGGTGCGAGGACACACAGCGAGATACACTCTGGTGGAGGGAGAACTATATAAAAGGTCGGTGTCCTCCCCTTTATTGAGATGCCTAACCCCAAGTCGTGCCCTATATACTCTAGCAGAAGTGCACAAGGGGATATGTGGTAGTCACATGGGAGGTCGCCATCTAGCGTACAAGGTGCTTCAGCTAGGCTTCTACTGGCCAAACATGCAAAAGCAAGCCATCCAGTACGTGAAAACATGCGAGCAGTGCCAAAAATTTGCATCCATTCCATGCCAACCGGCCACCGAGCTGGCCTCAGTACTTAGCCCCAttccattcgctatgtggggaatggacgtATTGGGCAACTTCACCCCAGCCTCAGGAGGAAGAAAGTACCTCGTTGTCGCGgtggattacttcaccaagtgggtagaagcaGAGCCACTGGCAAGAATTACGCGACAACAAATGGAGAAATCGGTGTCCTACCCTCAGGCAAATGGCCAAGCAGAGGTCACCAACCATACCCTACTGGCTGGGATAAAAAGAAGGCTGACTGAAGCAAAGGCAAGGTGGGTAGACGAGTTACCAAGCGTTTTATGGTCTTATCAAACTACAGTTCGAACGCCCACGGGGGAGAGCCCATTTCGGCTGACCTATGGGACTGAAGCACTGGCCCCAGTGGAAATACTAGCGGGCTCATTAAGGAGCCTCAGCTTTAACGAAAGGATATACCAGGATGGGTTGAGAGCCAACCTAGACTTCCTGGACGAGATCAGAGAGGATGCTCTACTAAGGAACGTAGCCTACCAATAA